A window of the Lolium perenne isolate Kyuss_39 chromosome 7, Kyuss_2.0, whole genome shotgun sequence genome harbors these coding sequences:
- the LOC127316907 gene encoding uncharacterized protein, with protein sequence MDEKKIARISVTWRTRQLDVDADPSCTVKEFGQLLQDLTNVKPETLKLIVPQSANKGSKLITPFSDSHSSITLKEAAIDEGKPIRMMGVFEDEIEEVSDNGKRPDLRIIGFDEEERRLRQRSSGRPQGSLKLPQGQYIFCDFRTLHLPGVELNPPPSEALKRMHMLACDPGIVAIMNKHRWRVGIMTEMAPVGYVGVSPKCILGFNKNMGEEISLRLRTDDLKGFRKYESIKKTLLHELAHMVHSEHDAHFFALNKQLNDEAASLDWTKSSGHVLSGRKVLDSYEDEFLEPEGDVVGHKLGGGSSSRASARVLSGVAAYQRLLNASSTELESSHNRVATSVKKPDPDDAGQDFVQRNVKVELDPDDNDVMAIVTSGSPDFVSFTAQNTKGYSEPEPDAEKNSVDFVEPDPDDSLDAGTLNKEMEIDSENDKEPDPDDGTSGFVQESRDKMEVETELKTNTTVLKSEPDPDDSCKSLLNQEEVSIDGRHMGEPDPDAMESGNNIQAEIEQSRNLSILNSEPDPDDATDLSSNELQRIEEPVAALCSRLQKAIEMLRSQATPSEAASVLQTLFKIIKNVIENPNDIRYKRLRKSNPHFQRSVANYKAAMEVLELIGFCEDVVSDEIGRAETYLVLRRNDPGLLWLAKSSLEVSMG encoded by the exons ATGGATGAGAAGAAAATAGCTCGAATATCGGTCACTTGGAGAACCAGGCAACTTGATGTTGACGCGGACCCAAGCTGTACAGTGAAAGAATTTGGGCAACTGCTCCAGGATTTGACTAATGTTAAACCAGAGACGCTGAAGCTCATAGTTCCACAATCGGCAAATAAAGGTTCCAAGCTGATCACTCCATTCTCGGATTCCCATTCAAGCATAACACTGAAAGAAGCTGCTATCGATGAG GGTAAGCCTATTAGAATGATGGGTGTCTTTGAAGATGAAATTGAGGAAGTATCAGATAATGGCAAAAGACCAGATCTGCGCATAATTGGATTCGATGAAGAAGAACGGCGGCTGAGGCAACGATCATCAGGCAGGCCCCAGGGTTCACTAAAACTTCCACAGGGGCAATACATCTTCTGTGATTTTCGGACACTTCACCTTCCCGGGGTTGAG CTGAATCCACCACCTTCCGAAGCTCTGAAAAGAATGCACATGCTCGCATGTGACCCTGGCATAGTTGCGATCATGAACAAG CATAGATGGCGAGTGGGAATTATGACTGAAATGGCACCAGTGGGATATGTAGGTGTTAGTCCGAAATGCATTCTAGGCTTCAATAAG AACATGGGAGAGGAGATATCCCTTCGCCTACGAACTGACGACTTGAAAGGATTTCGGAAATACGAAAGTATCAAGAAAACTCTACTCCATGAACTC GCGCATATGGTGCATTCTGAGCATGATGCCCACTTTTTTGCTCTAAATAAGCAG TTGAATGACGAAGCTGCTTCCTTGGACTGGACCAAGTCAAGTGGTCATGTGCTGAGTGGTCGCAAAGTCCTTGATTCCTATGAAGATGAATTTCTTGAACCAGAAGGTGATGTTGTTGGTCACAAGCTTGGGGGAGGATCAAGCTCACGGGCAAGTGCCCGTGTGTTGTCAGGGGTAGCTGCTTATCAGCGTCTGTTGAATGCATCATCAACAGAATTGGAGAGTTCCCACAATAGAGTTGCTACATCAGTGAAGAAACCTGATCCAGATGATGCTGGTCAAGATTTTGTTCAGAGAAATGTGAAGGTGGAACTAGACCCAGATGATAACGATGTCATGGCAATTGTGACGTCAGGGTCACCAGATTTTGTATCATTTACAGCCCAGAACACCAAAGGTTATTCTGAGCCTGAGCCTGATGCCGAGAAAAACTCCGTTGATTTTGTAGAACCTGATCCTGATGATTCATTAGATGCTGGCACCCTTAACAAGGAGATGGAGATCGACAGTGAGAATGACAAAGAACCTGATCCTGATGATGGCACCAGTGGATTTGTCCAGGAATCTAGAGACAAGATGGAAGTGGAGACAGAGCTGAAAACTAACACCACAGTTTTGAAGTCTGAACCTGATCCCGATGACTCCTGTAAGTCCCTACTGAACCAGGAGGAGGTGAGCATTGATGGGAGGCACATGGGAGAACCTGATCCCGATGCTATGGAATCTGGAAATAATATTCAAGCGGAGATTGAACAGAGCAGAAACCTGTCAATCTTGAATTCTGAACCTGATCCTGATGATGCTACTGATTTGAGCAGCAACGAGTTGCAAAGGATAGAAGAGCCAGTGGCAGCCCTTTGTTCGCGTCTCCAGAAGGCTATTGAAATGCTTCGGTCACAAGCAACACCTTCAGAGGCAGCTTCTGTGCTTCAAACACTCTTCAAAATCATAAAGAATGTGATAGAAAACCCAAATGACATTCGATATAAGAGACTGCGTAAG TCCAATCCTCATTTCCAAAGGAGTGTGGCAAATTACAAAG CCGCCATGGAGGTCCTCGAGTTGATCGGCTTCTGCGAGGATGTCGTGTCGGATGAGATCGGGCGTGCGGAGACCTACCTGGTATTGAGAAGGAACGATCCTGGATTGCTGTGGCTTGCAAAGTCATCTCTTGAAGTATCAATGGGTTGA
- the LOC127316909 gene encoding phosphoribosylglycinamide formyltransferase, chloroplastic, with amino-acid sequence MEAASVASSGTGLRCSVNPVRNPQRISAGVRFTTTKRQPCAATSRRLLLPPSARANTAAIDSGAGYPGVSRKRLAVFVSGGGSNFRSIHEAALGGKVNGDVAVLVTDKPGCGGAEYARCNGIPVVVFPKSKSAPEGVSTDELLNVLRDLKVDFVLLAGYLKLIPGELVQAYPRSMLNIHPSLLPAFGGKGYYGSKVHKAVIASGARYSGPTVHFVDEQFDTGRTLAQRVVPVLANDTPEQLAARVLHEEHQVYVEAVAALCEDRIVWREDGVPLIRSRTNPNAFT; translated from the exons ATGGAGGCGGCCTCCGTCGCTTCCTCCGGCACCGGGCTGCGCTGCTCGGTTAACCCTGTCCGGAACCCGCAGAGGATAAGCGCAGGGGTGCGCTTCACGACGACCAAGCGGCAGCCATGTGCCGCCACCTCCAGGCGGTTGCTGCTTCCTCCGAGCGCTCGCGCAAACACGGCGGCGATAGATAGCGGAGCTGGGTACCCCGGGGTCAGCAGGAAGAGGCTCGCGGTGTTCGTGTCCGGCGGGGGCTCGAACTTCCGGTCGATCCACGAGGCCGCTCTGGGTGGAAAGGTGAACGGGGACGTGGCTGTGCTCGTCACGGATAAGCCAG GCTGCGGTGGTGCGGAGTATGCAAGGTGCAATGGCATACCGGTGGTTGTGTTCCCAAAGTCGAAATCAGCGCCGGAGGGGGTGTCGACGGATGAACTTTTGAATGTTCTGAG GGATCTGAAGGTAGACTTTGTTCTGCTTGCTGGTTACTTGAAGCTCATACCTGGTGAGCTAGTTCAGGCATATCCCAGATCCATGCTGAATATACATCCTTCACTCCTCCCGGCATTTGGTGGGAAGGGTTATTATGGTTCGAAAGTGCATAAAGCAGTTATTGCATCTGGAGCCAG ATACTCAGGACCAACTGTTCACTTTGTGGATGAGCAGTTTGACACGGGAAGAACCTTAGCCCAAAGAGTTGTGCCTGTTTTAGCCAATGATACGCCAGAGCAATTGGCTGCAAGGGTTCTTCATGAG GAGCACCAAGTTTATGTTGAGGCAGTTGCTGCCTTGTGTGAGGACCGGATAGTGTGGCGGGAAGATGGTGTCCCACTTATCAGAAGTCGTACAAACCCCAATGCGTTTACCTAA